A window of the Pogona vitticeps strain Pit_001003342236 chromosome 4, PviZW2.1, whole genome shotgun sequence genome harbors these coding sequences:
- the LOC144588625 gene encoding protocadherin beta-16-like, with protein sequence MEACFRNIQGWYLLLFLSASGVFCVSIRYSVPEEKKSGSLVANVLKDLKLRAEELSSRRAQLVSKGNKQYFRLDTRSGDLLINDKVDREALCDQAEPCLLLSEIVLRSPLELYSIEMEVEDVNDNAPNFPKNMFELEIPENVPMNTQFSLESAQDEDLGQNSIQNYTLSPNEYFRLGVESNPDGSKLVDLILEKPLDREKEPHFGLTLMAVDGGTPRRTGTVQIKVNVLDINDNSPQFTQSEYKVKLKENSPQGTLVSKVEARDLDFGSNAEITYSFHRVSGKIHSLFHLNQDTGEITIMGEIDYEKETSYDMNIKATDGGVFLDAVRSWWKLRMKMTTPQKCQLYLLPAS encoded by the coding sequence ATGGAAGCCTGCTTCAGGAACATACAAGGTTGGTAtcttttgctctttctctctgcttctggAGTGTTTTGTGTCTCAATTCGTTATTCTGTGCCTGAAGAGAAGAAAAGTGGGTCTCTGGTGGCTAATGTGCTGAAAGATTTAAAACTGAGAGCAGAGGAGCTGTCTTCTCGCAGAGCCCAACTAGTGTCCAAAGGCAATAAGCAGTATTTCCGCCTTGATACCCGCTCTGGAGACCTTTTGATAAATGACAAAGTGGACCGAGAAGCTTTGTGCGACCAGGCTGAGCCTTGCTTACTGCTGTCTGAAATTGTGCTCCGAAGTCCCTTGGAGCTCTACAGTATTGAAATGGAGGTAGAAGATGTGAACGACAATGCTCCCAATTTTCCGAAAAATATGTTTGAACTTGAAATACCTGAGAATGTCCCCATGAATACACAATTTTCCCTGGAATCTGCCCAAGATGAAGACCTGGGACAAAATAGCATCCAGAACTACACACTCAGTCCAAATGAGTATTTCCGTCTGGGTGTGGAAAGCAATCCTGATGGAAGCAAACTGGTGGATCTCATTCTTGAGAAACCACTGGACAGGGAGAAGGAGCCACACTTTGGACTGACACTTATGGCTGTTGATGGAGGGACCCCACGGAGAACAGGCACAGTTCAAATCAAGGTTAATGTCCTGGACATTAATGATAATTCTCCTCAGTTCACACAATCTGAATATAAAGTAAAGTTAAAAGAAAACAGCCCTCAAGGTACTCTGGTCTCCAAAGTGGAAGCCAGAGATTTAGATTTTGGTTCAAATGCTGAGATCACCTACTCCTTCCATCGAGTGTCTGGAAAAATACACAGTTTATTCCACTTAAATCAAGATACTGGAGAAATCACCATTATGGGAGAAATTgattatgaaaaagaaaccagttatGATATGAATATCAAAGCAACAGATGGAGGAGTCTTTCTGGACGCTGTAAGGTCCTGGTGGAAGTTGAGGATGAAAATGACAACCCCCCAGAAGTGTCAATTATATCTCTTACCAGCATCATAG
- the LOC110082079 gene encoding protocadherin beta-16 isoform X9 encodes MCESILYSVPEEKRSGSLVANVLQDLKVDAKELSDRKARLVSKGSKQYFQLDPHTGNVVLKEKIDREVLCGQKDPCFLLFEIILQNPLELHRIKVQIEDINDNPPKFSSSQIVFEISEQIPTNTRFPLETAEDSDKGENTVQNYTISPNEHFRLDMQSSSDGSRSAELVLEKALDRELNPQITLILSAVDGGIPQRTGTTQIIIDVLDANDNVPQFEQSVYRVKLMENSLPGTVVMKTEARDNDFGSYAQVTYSFSQAQENVLRSFKLDSQTGELTVVGEINYEEKNNYEMNIRATDGGGLSAYCKVIVEVVDENDNAPEVTITSITSPLPEDSLPGTVVALFSVTDQDSGDNGRTTCTSETDLPFVLKASENSYYQLETQWPLDREKVSGYNITITATDRGSPQLTSRRIITIQLTDINDNPPEFERPFYDMQLWENNIPGLLIGSVHAVDLDTEQNAKVIYSLLPGKIKDGPASSYISINSESGSLYAIRSMDYEDIKDFHVTIQAVDKGSPPLSSDVTVQIHIMDENDNAPFLLYPLQNSTSPSSDLVPRGAEAGYLVTKVVAVDRDSGQNSWLSYQLLKATEPGLFTVGAHNGEVKTLRPVNKRDAMKQNLIVVVRDNGHPPQSTSATLRILLVEGFSDPYLQIAEIPKEEATQKEDHALTLYLIVCLAAISSVFLFSVLVFIAIKIQKKRKLMATYNSEPNFPAGSNTQENRMDSGTLSQAYNYEVCLAGGSLNSEFRFLRPLFPVFSMDLPNCQGNPRNSSGSQELAIHTEENKHMNQARASLSEDAAPRAGGPACTANPTVGANVNSGQNDWLSYQ; translated from the coding sequence ATGTGTGAGTCTATCCTGTATTCAGTGCCTGAGGAAAAGAGAAGTGGGTCTCTGGTGGCTAATGTGCTACAAGATTTGAAAGTGGATGCAAAAGAGCTGTCTGATCGGAAAGCCAGGCTGGTGTCTAAAGGATCTAAGCAATATTTCCAGCTCGATCCTCATACTGGGAATGTGGTATTGAAGGAGAAAATAGACCGAGAGGTTCTGTGTGGTCAGAAGGacccttgctttctgctttttgaaatCATATTGCAAAATCCACTGGAGCTGCACAGAATCAAAGTCCAAATAGAGGACATCAATGATAACCCTCCCAAATTCTCCAGCAGTCAAATTGTTTTTGAAATATCTGAACAGATTCCAACAAATACACGGTTTCCTCTGGAAACTGCTGAGGACTCAGACAAAGGAGAAAATACTGTTCAGAATTACACAATTAGTCCTAATGAACATTTCAGGTTGGACATGCAAAGCAGCAGTGATGGCAGCAGATCTGCAGAACTTGTGCTGGAGAAAGCATTAGACCGTGAGTTGAATCCACAGATTACCCTCATTTTGTCAGCTGTGGATGGAGGGATCCCTCAAAGAACTGGAACAACGCAAATAATAATTGATGTTCTGGATGCTAACGATAACGTGCCTCAATTTGAACAATCTGTTTACAGAGTGAAACTAATGGAAAACAGCTTGCCAGGCACAGTGGTCATGAAAACTGAAGCCAGGGATAATGATTTTGGTTCTTATGCTCAAGTCACTTATTCCTTCAGTCAAGCACAGGAAAATGTCCTGAGATCATTTAAGTTAGACAGCCAGACAGGAGAACTTACAGTCGTAGGGGAAATTAActatgaggaaaaaaataactaCGAGATGAATATCAGAGCCACAGATGGAGGAGGGCTCTCTGCGTATTGCAAAGTCATTGTGGAGGTTGTAGATGAGAACGACAATGCCCCGGAGGTGACCATAACATCCATCACCAGTCCCTTGCCAGAGGACTCTCTTCCAGGCACCGTGGTGGCTCTCTTCAGCGTcacagaccaggactctggagacaaCGGTAGAACCACTTGCACCTCTGAAACAGATCTGCCCTTTGTGCTAAAGGCCAGTGAGAACAGTTATTACCAGCTAGAGACCCAATGGCCTCTGGATAGAGAAAAGGTTTCTGGTTATAACATCACCATCACCGCCACAGACAGAGGCTCTCCCCAGCTCACTTCAAGAAGGATTATTACCATCCAGCTCACTGATATCAACGACAATCCCCCAGAATTTGAGAGGCCTTTCTATGACATGCAGCTGTGGGAGAACAATATTCCAGGTCTTCTCATTGGCTCAGTTCACGCCGTGGATCTGGACACAGAGCAGAATGCCAAAGTGATCTACTCCTTGTTGCCTGGGAAGATCAAAGATGGCCCTGCATCCTCTTACATCTCCATTAATTCTGAAAGTGGAAGCCTCTATGCCATCCGATCTATGGATTATGAGGACATAAAAGATTTCCATGTGACCATCCAAGCTGTGGATAAAGGTTCACCTCCACTGAGCTCGGACGTTACTGTCCAAATTCATATAATGGATGAGAATGACaatgcccccttcctcctctacCCTCTTCAGAACAGCACCTCCCCTTCCAGCGACCTGGTTCCCAGAGGGGCAGAAGCTGGCTACCTGGTCACTAAAGTGGTGGCCGTGGACAGAGACTCTGGCCAGAACTCTTGGCTGTCTTATCAGCTTCTGAAGGCCACGGAACCAGGTCTCTTCACTGTTGGGGCCCACAATGGGGAAGTGAAAACCTTGAGGCCAGTTAATAAACGAGATGCCATGAAGCAGAACCTTATTGTGGTTGTCAGAGATAATGGGCATCCTCCCCAGTCCACCTCCGCGACACTCAGGATTCTTCTGGTGGAGGGCTTCTCTGACCCTTACCTGCAAATTGCAGAGATCCCCAAGGAGGAAGCAACACAGAAGGAAGATCACGCCCTGACTCTGTATTTGATCGTATGCTTGGCTGCCATCTCATccgttttcctcttttctgtatTAGTGTTTATTGCCATCAAgattcagaagaagagaaagctcATGGCAACCTATAACTCTGAGCCCAATTTTCCAGCGGGATCCAATACCCAAGAGAACCGCATGGATTCTGGTACCCTTTCCCAGGCCTACAACTATGAGGTGTGCTTAGCTGGAGGTTCTCTGAACAGTGAGTTCAGGTTTCTCAGGcctttatttcctgttttttcaATGGATCTTCCCAACTGTCAGGGAAATCCAAGGAATTCAAGTGGTTCCCAAGAACTTGCTATccatacagaggaaaataaacaTATGAACCAG